In one Nicotiana sylvestris chromosome 8, ASM39365v2, whole genome shotgun sequence genomic region, the following are encoded:
- the LOC104220777 gene encoding ferruginol synthase-like — MALAPLNELGLAGITLSIVFLTIIWYKRTSNIPQKTEPRLPPGPRGLPILGFLPFLRPNLHHQLTELSQQYGPIYKFWLGSKLCIVLNSPSLAKEVVRDQDSVYANRDSSIAGLLATYGGLDIAFSPYGSYWRDIRKLFVSEMLSNRNLEACYSLRKQEVRKTIRKVHTKIGYPIDIGELAFVTEMNVVMSMIFGSNFVEEKEKHAKDGAEFRELVIKFTQMLAKPNISDFFPMLARFDLQGIQKEMEALLKSVENILDPAINECMKMLSDKRKDEIQGNDKKDFMQILLELMEQKNIGKSVDLVQIKAILLDIVIGGTDTTITMVEWVMAELLNNPVVMTKVQKELKDVIGMNNTVEESHLPKLHYLDAVVKETLRLHPALPLLFPKRPSQSAIVGGYTIPEGTKVLLNVYAIHRDPQIWENPLKFQPVRFLSHSTNLDYAGNNMKYLPFGSGRRVCAGLPLAEKMLMFILASLLHSFDWKLPEGENVDLSDGFGLVVKKSKRLFAIPTPRLPNLELYQ; from the exons ATGGCTTTAGCACCTCTAAACGAGCTTGGTCTTGCAGGTATTACCCTTTCAATTGTGTTCCTGACAATTATATGGTACAAAAGGACATCAAATATACCACAGAAGACAGAACCTAGGTTGCCGCCAGGGCCTCGTGGCCTTCCAATTTTGGGATTCTTACCATTCCTCCGCCCCAATTTGCACCACCAGCTTACAGAGTTGTCTCAACAGTATGGTCCAATATACAAGTTTTGGCTAGGAAGCAAACTATGTATTGTGCTGAATTCACCATCCTTAGCCAAAGAAGTAGTTCGTGATCAAGACTCCGTTTATGCCAACCGTGACTCTTCAATTGCAGGATTGCTGGCCACATATGGTGGATTAGATATTGCATTTTCTCCCTATGGCTCCTACTGGCGTGATATACGCAAACTGTTTGTGAGTGAGATGCTAAGCAACAGGAACCTTGAGGCTTGTTATAGTCTTCGGAAACAGGAGGTCAGAAAGACAATTAGAAAAGTGCATACCAAGATTGGCTACCCCATTGACATTGGTGAATTAGCTTTTGTAACTGAAATGAATGTAGTCATGAGTATGATCTTTGGCAGTAATTTTGTAGAGGAGAAGGAGAAGCATGCAAAAGATGGAGCTGAGTTCAGGGAATTGGTGATAAAATTTACTCAAATGTTGGCAAAGCCAAACATATCAGACTTCTTCCCTATGCTTGCCAGGTTTGATTTACAAGGAATACAGAAAGAGATGGAGGCTCTTTTGAAGTCTGTTGAAAATATATTGGACCCTGCCATAAACGAATGCATGAAGATGCTTTCGGACAAAAGAAAGGATGAAATCCAGGGGAATGACAAGAAGGATTTTATGCAGATCCTATTAGAGCTAATGGAGCAGAAAAATATTGGTAAATCGGTGGACTTGGTGCAAATAAAGGCCATCTTGCTG GACATTGTGATTGGTGGGACTGACACTACAATCACGATGGTCGAATGGGTAATGGCGGAGCTTCTGAATAACCCGGTGGTAATGACAAAGGTGCAAAAGGAACTGAAAGATGTCATAGGTATGAATAACACTGTTGAAGAATCCCATTTACCAAAACTACACTATCTTGATGCAGTTGTAAAGGAGACACTTCGTCTACACCCTGCATTACCGCTGCTTTTCCCTAAGCGCCCAAGCCAATCTGCAATAGTTGGCGGATACACAATACCTGAGGGAACTAAAGTACTCTTGAATGTTTATGCAATTCATCGGGATCCTCAAATATGGGAAAATCCATTGAAATTCCAGCCTGTTAGGTTCTTGAGTCACTCTACAAATTTAGACTATGCTGGCAATAATATGAAGTACCTTCCATTTGGATCAGGGCGGAGAGTTTGTGCTGGCCTTCCTTTAGCTGAGAAAATGCTTATGTTTATATTGGCTTCATTGCTGCATTCCTTTGATTGGAAACTCCCAGAGGGCGAAAATGTTGACCTTTCAGATGGATTTGGACTTGTCGTCAAGAAAAGTAAGAGGCTATTCGCCATCCCTACTCCCAGGTTACCAAATTTAGAACTATATCAATAG